The nucleotide window ATTAGCCTCCAGTTCCAACGCGGACGGCGCTGATGGACCCTTGGTGTAGCCCATACACTACATGATCAAGACATCACCTCGCTTGGAAGTAGGTACTCGATAGAGGGGCTGAGCCGCCATCCGCCTGCTCCAAATAATTCCATCCCATCGCTAGCTGAAAACCATCTTCAACATGATTTTCTCCGAATAATTCCATTCCACTCTATTATACGCTTTACTCATGTCCAATTTCAATGCAGCAAATTCCTTACCTCCCGATCTCTTGTTCTGCAGGTAATGAGTCATATCATAAGCTATCAAAACATTATCCGAAATGAGCCTGCCCAGAACAAAAGCGCTCTGACTTTGAGAGATGATTTCTGGGAGAATTAACTTGAGGCAGTTGGATAAAACCTTGGAGGCAATCTTGTATATGACATTACACAAACTTAGCGTTCGTAAGTCTTTTAGTCGTTCACGATTTTGCACCTTTGGAATCAGCATCACCACCGTCTCGTTCCACTTGGCCGGCATACAACCCTCATTTAGGAAAGTAAGAACCTCCCTCACCATATCTGCCCCCACAATGCTCCAATGTTTCTTATAGAACAGTGATGACATACCATCAGCCCCCGGTGCTTTAAGGTCTCCAATTGCATCGAGGCCTTGCCGCACCTCTTCCTCCGTGAACTCACATAGCAGTTGATTATTCATATCATTTGATACCGATTGCTTGACATGTTGGAGGAATTCTTCCATATGGTTACCTGCATTGGTGGGAAATAAAATTTTGTAGTAATTAGTTATGAGCTCTTGCAGCTCCCCATCTTCCTCCACCACACTTCCATCATCctgtgttagataatctactgtttccttgtgtgaacacacagtaaGGGAAGACGccgccgaaaaggccccctgctgtggtactgtattCGCTGCAGAGGCAGGCGTTAAACGACTCACAtgctgcactgtagccacatgcagggacaggcgTAGAAGTCAGTtcggactagatggatagagttgtataaatagactaccacggcaattCAGTAAAAatagttcagatttgtcatctcctataTAGATCTCCGGCCaatgctggtgcttgtactgtctgtgtgtatgctctgttctccctcttcttcaacctctagccataatgtgtgtggtcggacagcctcggtcgtgctcggcaagactagtgagtggtcgactcacctgagccggtgatcgtGTAGACTAACATCCTGCACCAATTTCTTGATACGGCTTCTCTTTCTTCGCTCCGTGGCATATTGGTGAAAGATGTGGGACAGGAATACCTGTTTCGTCATAGTTGATCTTGCTGAAGTTTTCCACCCAAATAACTGCAATGTTCGACTGCTGGCCTGTTCCCCGTTGGCTGCTGAAGTGCTGATGTTCTTACGTAGTGACAATAGTTGCAGTTACCAGACCTTATAGAAAATATATACCACCGTTCACCGCTTGGACTGACTTTATGATAAGAGGCCAGAAGACCCGATACATAAACTGATAAACAAGGTCACTGTGCTTCAGATGCTTTAGGCTAACATTCGCCAGCTCACCCTCCAACTGCAATGTCACCCTGTTCATGTTCTTCATACTGTAAGCATAATGGTAGAGTCTCATTTTCGATTAGTCCAAATCATAATAACAGTTAGTTGAACAAGAACATATGTAGTTAACTGGTGCTACTAAATTAGGTATACAGAGTCCTATTTGGTTCCTAGGTGTTATGGAGACGAGTTACTTCTTGAGGAACCCAGTGCTTTCTTTGCGTGGTGGATACAGCTCTATTTTCATGGTAGGTTGGCTTTTCTTATAGTAGCAACCCAACAAACTAATACATATTTTTGTTCAACTCAATTAGCATTCCTTCAGAGCCAATGAACAATTGAAGTTGATTCTTGCACTTTGAGCATGAGAAGATATAGTTGAACATAGGCTTCCAAATACTGATGCATAACAATATGGGAATACAAATTCgacttaggccccgttcggcttgctgaatcttgactgaaattggctgaaaaacactgttctgactgaaatgttgtgatagaaaaacactgcttcggctgaaaaaagaagccgaacaagccggacatggggtaagccgaacggagccatgTTGTATGGCGTG belongs to Miscanthus floridulus cultivar M001 chromosome 4, ASM1932011v1, whole genome shotgun sequence and includes:
- the LOC136548045 gene encoding uncharacterized protein, which codes for MLVYTITGSGNHMEEFLQHVKQSVSNDMNNQLLCEFTEEEVRQGLDAIGDLKAPGADGMSSLFYKKHWSIVGADMVREVLTFLNEGCMPAKWNETVVMLIPKNKRSGGKEFAALKLDMSKAYNRVEWNYSEKIMLKMCMGYTKGPSAPSALELEANGRIFDGNLTASNVEALDALFADGSRQPRRQEIRPSRGLRQGDPLSPYLFLLCAKGFSSMLNAAEESGRLHEITICANAPSITHLLFADDALLLLKANQENATYLQYRNTI